A stretch of Salarias fasciatus chromosome 23, fSalaFa1.1, whole genome shotgun sequence DNA encodes these proteins:
- the cyldl gene encoding ubiquitin carboxyl-terminal hydrolase CYLD isoform X1, with amino-acid sequence MTSEVCQYFIVIKKPASPAGINLGYIGYSYGNLKSGYQSHYKKHSVFFLTSSKHISCDLDVGTVKDLSAQEASLLLALPDDGERLKWFKEKKALQNAGALTVGASVTVKEDGRLLRGIICSIGPKDSPKYPISATYFGVELQGTDQGKATNDGWLSTMRNFSSKRNCVYVPFSEVWAVGPESPLPSELEQQLESDELNPGDRVTYFVNDECRHGMVVDVLEEAGQHIVKISTDMDEFGNRGGEVRVPLDRVAKGEVPAEPQRIEVDTAPEDMAAAPHESLVVNSLVEVTVATGNLHGIIRWMGKLPDRKEIFVGLELEEDNGTSDGTFKQVRYFTCPNKRALFIKLSSCHPDSRFQSSSSNFREKIPKLEDREDDMASSSGKLDIAVPVSTEQVDELLIGRMKGIQGHCNSCYMDAALFSLFSCSPVLDPLLFKEPTPKNASVQRMLLHDIVNPLRSKGFVEGCHIMRLRQQLQKLGCSHSFTFDEKDPEEFLIVIMQQILALDPLLKLSVGGKMQESYCYQIFLDQNHSLVLPTVQQLLEHSFHTAELKLAEVPSCLILQMPRFGKKFKMFDKIIPSLELDITDLITEGPQQCILCGDLALEECTDCFKDSLFGPTGFKVFCRDCSTKVHSHPLRKSHKPARLDIPIEYRNHKNPRGLTRDKLQLFAVLCIETSHYVSFVKHGPNSSDWIFFDSMADRHGESDGYNIPEVKACPEVGTYLEMSPAELATQVPRDMKGEAKRLFCDAYMYLYQSTSMCLYR; translated from the exons ATGACATCAGAAGTATGCCAATACTTCATCGTAATCAAAAAACCTGCATCCCCTGCAGGTATAAACCTTGGCTACATCGGTTACAGCTATGGAAACCTCAAATCTGGCTACCAGTCTCATTATAAGAAGCACTCGGTTTTCTTCCTGACTTCCTCAAAGCATATAAGTTGTGATCTAGATGTGGGCACCGTCAAAGATCTGAGTGCACAGGAGGCCAGTCTACTGCTGGCTTTACCTGATGATGGGGAGAGGTTGAAATGGTTCAAAGAGAAAAAGGCACTTCAAAACGCAGGAGCACTCACTGTGGGTGCATCAGTAACCGTCAAGGAAGATGGACGGCTTCTCAGAGGCATCATCTGCTCCATTGGACCAAAAGACAGTCCAAAGTATCCAATAAGTGCAACATACTTTGGAGTTGAGCTGCAG GGAACTGATCAAGGGAAAGCAACCAATGACGGCTGGTTAAGTACAATGAGAAATTTCTCTAGCAAGAGAAATTGTGTTTATGTTCCATTTTCAGAAGTCTGGGCTGTGGGGCCCGAGTCCCCATTGCCCTCTGAGCTTGAGCAACAGCTAGAGTCAGATGAGCTAAACCCAGGAGACAGAGTCACTTACTTTGTCAATGACGAATGTCGACATGGGATGGTCGTGGATGTGCTGGAAGAGGCTGGACAACACATAGTGAAGATCTCAACA GATATGGATGAGTTCGGAAACAGAGGGGGTGAAGTCAGAGTTCCTCTGGACAGAGTGGCTAAAGGGGAAGTGCCGGCAG agccacagaggaTTGAAGTTGACACGGCCCCTGAGGACATGGCTGCTGCTCCACACGAGAGTCTGGTTGTGAACTCGTTGGTGGAGGTGACTGTGGCGACAGGGAATTTGCATGGAATCATCCGCTGGATGGGCAAGCTGCCCGATCGAAAGGAAATCTTTGTTGGACTGGAGCTG GAGGAAGATAATGGAACAAGTGATGGAACCTTTAAGCAAGTGCGATATTTCACATGTCCTAACAAGAGAGCTCTGTTCATCAAACTGAGTTCCTGCCATCCTGACTcaaggtttcagagctcatcgAGCAACTTCAGAGAGAAGATACCTAAACTGGAAGACAGAG AAGATGACATGGCGAGCAGCTCAGGGAAGCTGGATATTGCTGTTCCTGTCAGCACAGAGCAGGTTGATGAGCTCCTGATTGGACGTATGAAAGGAATCCAAGGCCATTGTAACTCGTGTTATATGGATGCTGCTCTTTTCAG CTTGTTTTCTTGTTCCCCTGTGTTGGACCCCTTGTTATTCAAGGAACCTACACCGAAAAACGCTTCAGTTCAAAGGATGCTTCTCCACGACATTGTCAACCCCCTCCGCAG TAAGGGTTTTGTCGAGGGGTGCCACATCATGAGGCTCCGCCAGCAACTGCAGAAACTCGGCTGCAGTCACTCCTTTACCTTTGACGAGAAAG ATCCAGAGGAGTTTCTGATTGTAATAATGCAACAAATCCTCGCCTTGGACCCTCTCCTCAAGCT ATCAGTTGGGGGTAAAATGCAGGAGAGCTACTGCTACCAGATTTTCCTAGACCAGAACCACAGCTTGGTTCTGCCGACTGTCCAGCAGCTTCTGGAACATTCCTTCCACACTGCAGAGCTGAAGCTAGCAGAG GTGCCATCCTGCCTCATCCTCCAGATGCCTCGCTTTGGGAAGAAATTCAAGATGTTTGACAAAATCATTCCCTCTCTGGAGCTGGACATCACTGACCTCATCACTGAAG gtcctCAGCAGTGCATACTATGTGGAGACCTGGCACTGGAGGAGTGTACTGACTGTTTTAAAGATTCCCTTTTTGGCCCAACTGGATTCAAAGTCTTCTGCAGGGATTGCTCTACTAAG gtgcacTCCCATCCTCTGCGTAAATCCCATAAACCAGCTCGTCTGGACATCCCCATTGAATACAGAAATCACAAGAACCCTCGCGGGCTGACCAGAGACAAGTTACAGCTCTTTGCGGTGCTTTGCATCGAGACGAGTCACTACGTGTCCTTTGTCAAACACGGACCGAACAGCAGCGATTGGATCTTTTTTGACAGCATGGCAGACAGACATG GAGAGAGTGACGGATACAACATCCCGGAGGTGAAAGCCTGCCCCGAGGTCGGGACGTACCTGGAGATGTCGCCTGCAGAACTGGCCACTCAGGTGCCTCGAGACATGAAGGGCGAGGCCAAGCGTCTCTTTTGTGACGCCTACATGTACCTGTATCAGAGCACCAGTATGTGCCTCTACCGCTGA
- the cyldl gene encoding ubiquitin carboxyl-terminal hydrolase CYLD isoform X2, with protein sequence MTSEVCQYFIVIKKPASPAGINLGYIGYSYGNLKSGYQSHYKKHSVFFLTSSKHISCDLDVGTVKDLSAQEASLLLALPDDGERLKWFKEKKALQNAGALTVGASVTVKEDGRLLRGIICSIGPKDSPKYPISATYFGVELQGTDQGKATNDGWLSTMRNFSSKRNCVYVPFSEVWAVGPESPLPSELEQQLESDELNPGDRVTYFVNDECRHGMVVDVLEEAGQHIVKISTDMDEFGNRGGEVRVPLDRVAKGEVPAEPQRIEVDTAPEDMAAAPHESLVVNSLVEVTVATGNLHGIIRWMGKLPDRKEIFVGLELEEDNGTSDGTFKQVRYFTCPNKRALFIKLSSCHPDSRFQSSSSNFREKIPKLEDRDDMASSSGKLDIAVPVSTEQVDELLIGRMKGIQGHCNSCYMDAALFSLFSCSPVLDPLLFKEPTPKNASVQRMLLHDIVNPLRSKGFVEGCHIMRLRQQLQKLGCSHSFTFDEKDPEEFLIVIMQQILALDPLLKLSVGGKMQESYCYQIFLDQNHSLVLPTVQQLLEHSFHTAELKLAEVPSCLILQMPRFGKKFKMFDKIIPSLELDITDLITEGPQQCILCGDLALEECTDCFKDSLFGPTGFKVFCRDCSTKVHSHPLRKSHKPARLDIPIEYRNHKNPRGLTRDKLQLFAVLCIETSHYVSFVKHGPNSSDWIFFDSMADRHGESDGYNIPEVKACPEVGTYLEMSPAELATQVPRDMKGEAKRLFCDAYMYLYQSTSMCLYR encoded by the exons ATGACATCAGAAGTATGCCAATACTTCATCGTAATCAAAAAACCTGCATCCCCTGCAGGTATAAACCTTGGCTACATCGGTTACAGCTATGGAAACCTCAAATCTGGCTACCAGTCTCATTATAAGAAGCACTCGGTTTTCTTCCTGACTTCCTCAAAGCATATAAGTTGTGATCTAGATGTGGGCACCGTCAAAGATCTGAGTGCACAGGAGGCCAGTCTACTGCTGGCTTTACCTGATGATGGGGAGAGGTTGAAATGGTTCAAAGAGAAAAAGGCACTTCAAAACGCAGGAGCACTCACTGTGGGTGCATCAGTAACCGTCAAGGAAGATGGACGGCTTCTCAGAGGCATCATCTGCTCCATTGGACCAAAAGACAGTCCAAAGTATCCAATAAGTGCAACATACTTTGGAGTTGAGCTGCAG GGAACTGATCAAGGGAAAGCAACCAATGACGGCTGGTTAAGTACAATGAGAAATTTCTCTAGCAAGAGAAATTGTGTTTATGTTCCATTTTCAGAAGTCTGGGCTGTGGGGCCCGAGTCCCCATTGCCCTCTGAGCTTGAGCAACAGCTAGAGTCAGATGAGCTAAACCCAGGAGACAGAGTCACTTACTTTGTCAATGACGAATGTCGACATGGGATGGTCGTGGATGTGCTGGAAGAGGCTGGACAACACATAGTGAAGATCTCAACA GATATGGATGAGTTCGGAAACAGAGGGGGTGAAGTCAGAGTTCCTCTGGACAGAGTGGCTAAAGGGGAAGTGCCGGCAG agccacagaggaTTGAAGTTGACACGGCCCCTGAGGACATGGCTGCTGCTCCACACGAGAGTCTGGTTGTGAACTCGTTGGTGGAGGTGACTGTGGCGACAGGGAATTTGCATGGAATCATCCGCTGGATGGGCAAGCTGCCCGATCGAAAGGAAATCTTTGTTGGACTGGAGCTG GAGGAAGATAATGGAACAAGTGATGGAACCTTTAAGCAAGTGCGATATTTCACATGTCCTAACAAGAGAGCTCTGTTCATCAAACTGAGTTCCTGCCATCCTGACTcaaggtttcagagctcatcgAGCAACTTCAGAGAGAAGATACCTAAACTGGAAGACAGAG ATGACATGGCGAGCAGCTCAGGGAAGCTGGATATTGCTGTTCCTGTCAGCACAGAGCAGGTTGATGAGCTCCTGATTGGACGTATGAAAGGAATCCAAGGCCATTGTAACTCGTGTTATATGGATGCTGCTCTTTTCAG CTTGTTTTCTTGTTCCCCTGTGTTGGACCCCTTGTTATTCAAGGAACCTACACCGAAAAACGCTTCAGTTCAAAGGATGCTTCTCCACGACATTGTCAACCCCCTCCGCAG TAAGGGTTTTGTCGAGGGGTGCCACATCATGAGGCTCCGCCAGCAACTGCAGAAACTCGGCTGCAGTCACTCCTTTACCTTTGACGAGAAAG ATCCAGAGGAGTTTCTGATTGTAATAATGCAACAAATCCTCGCCTTGGACCCTCTCCTCAAGCT ATCAGTTGGGGGTAAAATGCAGGAGAGCTACTGCTACCAGATTTTCCTAGACCAGAACCACAGCTTGGTTCTGCCGACTGTCCAGCAGCTTCTGGAACATTCCTTCCACACTGCAGAGCTGAAGCTAGCAGAG GTGCCATCCTGCCTCATCCTCCAGATGCCTCGCTTTGGGAAGAAATTCAAGATGTTTGACAAAATCATTCCCTCTCTGGAGCTGGACATCACTGACCTCATCACTGAAG gtcctCAGCAGTGCATACTATGTGGAGACCTGGCACTGGAGGAGTGTACTGACTGTTTTAAAGATTCCCTTTTTGGCCCAACTGGATTCAAAGTCTTCTGCAGGGATTGCTCTACTAAG gtgcacTCCCATCCTCTGCGTAAATCCCATAAACCAGCTCGTCTGGACATCCCCATTGAATACAGAAATCACAAGAACCCTCGCGGGCTGACCAGAGACAAGTTACAGCTCTTTGCGGTGCTTTGCATCGAGACGAGTCACTACGTGTCCTTTGTCAAACACGGACCGAACAGCAGCGATTGGATCTTTTTTGACAGCATGGCAGACAGACATG GAGAGAGTGACGGATACAACATCCCGGAGGTGAAAGCCTGCCCCGAGGTCGGGACGTACCTGGAGATGTCGCCTGCAGAACTGGCCACTCAGGTGCCTCGAGACATGAAGGGCGAGGCCAAGCGTCTCTTTTGTGACGCCTACATGTACCTGTATCAGAGCACCAGTATGTGCCTCTACCGCTGA